CCCGCCGCCACCTTGCCGGCCGCCGCCCTGGCCCTGGCGCGAGGCGCCCACCACGCCCAGCAGGTCCTCGGTGCCGAAGTTTTGCTCGTTCACGTTGTTGGACTGAGCCAGCACCGAAATCCGCTCCTTGCCCTTAAATGAGTTGATATTGCCGTTGACGCGGTACCGGTCGTCCTGGGGCCCGTAGCCGGCCACCACCCGCCCAAACCGCCCGTTCCGAAACTGCGGCCGCGTCACGATGTTGATGGTTTTCTGCTGGTTGCCGTCGTCAAAGCCCGTAAACTGGGCCTGGTCGGAGGCCCGGTCGTAAACCTGAATCTTGTCGATGGCCTCGGCCGGCAGGTTGCGCAGCACGGCGTCGGGGTCGTTGCCGAAAAACTCCTTGCCATCCACCAGCACGCGCCGCACCTGCTCACCCTGGGCCTGCACCCGGCCGGTGCTGGGGTCCACGGTCACGCCCGGCATCTTGGTTATTAGGTCCTGGGCGTTGGCGTCGGGGTTAGTCTTGAAAGCGCGGGAGTCGAACTGGGCCGTGTCGCCCTTCTGTACGGCGGCGGCAGCCCGGCCCACTACTTCCACGCCCTTCAGGGCCACGCCGCTGCCGCTTTGCAAAGTCAGGCTGCCCAGTTGCACCGGCTCGGCGCCCACCTGCACCGGGCGGCGCAGGCTTTGGTAGCCCAAAAACGACACCGTGAGCAGGTGGCGCCCCGCCGGCACTCCCGAAATCGTGAACGAGCCATCAGCTTCCACTGCTGCCCCGCGCCGGGTAGAGTCGGGTAGCTGCACCAGCAGCACGTTGGCCCCAATCAGCGCCGACTGGTCCTTGGCATCCAGCACCCGCCCCGAAATGGTGGTCTGGGCCTGGGCCACGGAGGTGGTTATCAGCCAGAAAAAGAGAAAAAGGCAGAGGAGTCGTCTGTACATCACGTCGAGAAAAGGAAGCCACTAGCGTCAATAGACGCAGGTTCTTGCCCGACGTTTAATGGCTGGCTAATTATTTTCTGAAAAGCCGACAGCAATACGCCAGAACGAGTCTCGAGACGCGACCCTTGGCTTCGCCGACCTTCGGTTGGCGTCTCGTTGCCCGCGCCGTCGGCCCGGTTGTGCAGGCGGTGTCGTTCAGCGAGGAGACTCTATCTATTGCGTCTCTATAGCTTGCGCACCAAGAGCAGCCCGTCGCGCAGGGGCAGCAGCACGTTTTCCACTCGGGCGTCGGCTTGTACTTTAGCGTTGAAGGCGCGCACGGCCAGGGTGTCTTTGTCAGAAGGTTTTACCGCGTAGCCATCCAGCACCTTGCCGCCCCACAGCACGTTGTCGATGAGCAAGAAGCCGCCCGGCCGCACCTGGGGCAACACCAGCTCGTAGTAGGTGTCGTTGTTGATTTTATCGGCGTCGATAAACACCAGGTCCCAGGTTTCAGCCAAGCCCGGCACGATGCGGCGGGCGTCGCCCAGGTGCAGATGGATACGCTTATCCAAGCCCGCCTCGCGCACGTAGCGCCGGATTCGGTCTTCCAGCTCGGGATTCTGCTCCACTGTATGCAGTTCCCCATCCGAAGCCAGCCCTTCGGCCAGGCACAGAGCCGAGTAGCCCGTGAACGTGCCCAGCTCCAGCACCCGCCGCGGCCGCACCATGTGGCTGAGCATGCTCAGCAGCCGCCCTTGCGCATGCCCCGATACCATACGGGCGTGCAGCACCTGCACGTGGGTTTCGCGGTTGAGGCGGGCCAGCAGCGGGCTTTCGGGCGTAGTGTGGCGGTCGGCGTAGAGCTGGGCTTCGTCGGGAGTGTACATACAGTAGAGCGGGCTTCAGCCCGCCGCTCCACAAGGGGGAGTTAGAAAGTTGAGAAGTTGATAAGGGAGAAAGTGGCCTGATAGATGGCGCGGGGCCGGGAGCGGCGGGCTGAAACCCGCCCTACACCACCGGCACCAGCCGAAACAGCCACACCTGAAAGCCCGAACGGCCCGGCTCGTAGGAGGAACCTACGACGCGGTAGAGGCCTTCGTAGCGGTAGCCGTCCGCTGCCTTGCGCAGCACCCGCACGGGCTGGCCGGTTTCCTGGCTGCGCAGCAGGGCGCGGTTTCGGTCGTTCAGGTCCTGGTCGGTGGTTTGGTGGCCGGTTTTCGGGTCGCGGCCGCCGTGCCCGGCGTAGATGATTTCGTCTTCCCCGAACACGTCATCCTCATACTGATCGGCCAGCACGATAGAGTCGGCGCCCTCCTGAGCTGAGCCGCTGATGCCCGCCCGCGTGGGCCGGTGTAGCCCCGCGCGGCTCAGCTCCAGCCGGCTCGCCAGCACGTCGCCCGGCCGGTAGTAGCTCACGTGCCCGAAGATGCGCATAGCTGAAGTTTGGAAGTTTGGAAGTTGAGAAGGTAGAAAGTTAGGATGGAGGCTTGTTTTGATGGATTTCAGCTGAGCAGATGAGGAAACAAACGCCCACATCGTCACGCAGAAGTTGCTTTCTACCTTCCCAACTTTCTACCTTCTCAACTTCCAAACTACCCTTCCGGCACGTATTGTAGCACGCTGAGGTGGTCTTCGCGGAGGAGGTCGTTGGCTAGGTCCAGCAGCTCCGAGGAAGTGATGCGGCGCACCCGGTCAAAGATTTCGTTGAGGCTTTCGACGCGGCCCAGGTCCAGGGTGCTTTTGGCCAGCAGCTGCATCAGGCCGCCGTTGCTTTCCTCGGCCATGGCCAGCTGGCCCATGAGCTGCTCCTTCACCGTGTGCAGCTGGGAGGTGCCCAGGGGCTGCTCCCGCAGGCGCTTCAACTCCTTCATTACCAAAGAAACCGTGCGGTTCACCTGTTTCTTCTCGGTGCCGAAGTAGATGCCGAACAGGCCCGTGTCGGTGTAGGGCGAGTAGGTGGCGTCGATGGTGTACACGAGGCCGTATTTCTCGCGCACGGCCAGGTTGAGGCGGGAGTTCATGCCGGGGCCGCCCAGCAGGTTGCTCAGCAGAAAAAACGGAATGCGCCGCTCGTCGTGCAACGCGTAGGCCGGGCCCCCAATGAGGCAGTGAGCCTGGGTAATGGGCTTACGCTCCAGCTGCTCCACACGCTGGTAGCCGCCAAACGCCAGGCGTGGCCGCGCCCCCAGCTGCGGCGGCAGCGGGGCCAGAAACTTATCGGCCAGGCGCTTCACTTCCTTAAACGGCAGGTTGCTTACCGAGCTGAAAATCACCCGGTCGGTGCGCACGTTGTCTTGCAGGAACTGCCGAAAATCGGCCTGCTGGAAGCCCGACACACTCTCGCGGGTGCCCAGAATGTTGTGGCCCAGGGAGTGGCTGGCAAACACCACCCCGTCGAAGTCGTCCACGATGGCATCTTCGGGGGCGTCGTGGTACATGGCCATTTCTTCCAGAATCACCCCGCGCTCCTTCTCAATCTCTTTCTCCGGGAAAACCGAGTGAAAGGTGATGTCCGTCAGCAGCTCAAAGGCCCGCTCAAAATGGGTGCTGAGCAGGGAGGCGTAGAAGCAGATTTTCTCCTTGGTGGTGTAGGCGTTCAGCTCCCCGCCCACGGTTTCGAGGCGGTTGAGAATATGAAAGCTCTTGCGCTTTTCGGTGCCCTTAAAGGCCATATGCTCCCAGAAGTGCGCCAGGCCCAGCTGGTGGGGCTTTTCGTCGCGGGAGCCGATGTCGAGCAGAAAGCCGCAGTGGGCAATTTTGGTGTGTGGTACCGTTTTATGCAGAACCCGGATGCCATTCGGCAGCTCGTACAGGTCGTATTCAGACATTCAGATAGGGACTTATGGTCTTGGGGGCCTAGGGTCTTAG
This region of Hymenobacter sp. YIM 151500-1 genomic DNA includes:
- a CDS encoding O-methyltransferase, producing MYTPDEAQLYADRHTTPESPLLARLNRETHVQVLHARMVSGHAQGRLLSMLSHMVRPRRVLELGTFTGYSALCLAEGLASDGELHTVEQNPELEDRIRRYVREAGLDKRIHLHLGDARRIVPGLAETWDLVFIDADKINNDTYYELVLPQVRPGGFLLIDNVLWGGKVLDGYAVKPSDKDTLAVRAFNAKVQADARVENVLLPLRDGLLLVRKL
- a CDS encoding YDG/SRA domain-containing protein — encoded protein: MRIFGHVSYYRPGDVLASRLELSRAGLHRPTRAGISGSAQEGADSIVLADQYEDDVFGEDEIIYAGHGGRDPKTGHQTTDQDLNDRNRALLRSQETGQPVRVLRKAADGYRYEGLYRVVGSSYEPGRSGFQVWLFRLVPVV
- a CDS encoding M16 family metallopeptidase encodes the protein MSEYDLYELPNGIRVLHKTVPHTKIAHCGFLLDIGSRDEKPHQLGLAHFWEHMAFKGTEKRKSFHILNRLETVGGELNAYTTKEKICFYASLLSTHFERAFELLTDITFHSVFPEKEIEKERGVILEEMAMYHDAPEDAIVDDFDGVVFASHSLGHNILGTRESVSGFQQADFRQFLQDNVRTDRVIFSSVSNLPFKEVKRLADKFLAPLPPQLGARPRLAFGGYQRVEQLERKPITQAHCLIGGPAYALHDERRIPFFLLSNLLGGPGMNSRLNLAVREKYGLVYTIDATYSPYTDTGLFGIYFGTEKKQVNRTVSLVMKELKRLREQPLGTSQLHTVKEQLMGQLAMAEESNGGLMQLLAKSTLDLGRVESLNEIFDRVRRITSSELLDLANDLLREDHLSVLQYVPEG